From the genome of Pukyongia salina, one region includes:
- a CDS encoding porin family protein — translation MRKFILLAAVFSIFTLTSQAQGLDFGVKAGVNFANITDASGLSNRTGFVAGVFLGGKLNDNLGLQGELLYSQQGAEFELGEFNLDYVNVPILVKYYVAQGLNIQAGPQFGVLVNDDTQTVIGEVINDIATNDFDVSGVVGAGYDFPFGIRVSGRYNFGLNDVPETGSGKNSVVTLAIGYSFL, via the coding sequence ATGAGAAAATTCATTTTATTAGCCGCAGTGTTTTCGATATTTACCTTAACCTCTCAGGCTCAGGGTCTGGATTTTGGTGTAAAGGCCGGTGTTAACTTTGCTAATATTACCGATGCGAGCGGGTTGTCTAACCGAACCGGATTTGTAGCCGGAGTATTCTTAGGTGGGAAATTGAATGACAATCTTGGTTTACAAGGTGAATTACTGTACTCGCAACAGGGTGCCGAATTCGAATTGGGTGAATTTAACCTTGATTATGTAAATGTTCCTATCCTTGTTAAATACTATGTAGCACAAGGCCTGAACATCCAGGCGGGACCACAATTTGGTGTACTGGTGAACGATGACACACAAACGGTGATCGGAGAAGTGATAAATGATATCGCTACAAACGATTTTGATGTTTCCGGAGTTGTGGGAGCAGGTTACGATTTCCCATTTGGAATACGAGTAAGTGGACGTTATAACTTCGGACTTAACGACGTTCCAGAGACTGGAAGTGGTAAAAACAGTGTTGTAACACTAGCGATAGGATACTCATTCCTCTAG
- a CDS encoding porin family protein, with the protein MKKLILLVVLVLAGTSLNAQGFNWGATAGVNLSNVGGDDAQDPEVRTGLNIGVVGDLSISEDFGIQPEIRYSMRGWKEGEIKIKVDYIDIPIAADYEIIDGLSLQGGPLFGFVISDEVEVDGENQGSIEGLETFNFGALIGAQYEFGNGLYLQARYDMGFIDLFDNFDAKPCNLSFNLGYMFDFNGGDSE; encoded by the coding sequence ATGAAAAAGCTAATACTGTTAGTCGTTTTAGTGCTTGCAGGCACCAGCCTGAACGCACAGGGATTTAATTGGGGTGCTACTGCCGGGGTAAACTTATCGAATGTTGGCGGAGACGATGCTCAGGATCCTGAGGTTCGAACAGGATTGAATATTGGTGTTGTAGGAGATCTTAGTATCTCTGAAGATTTCGGCATTCAACCCGAAATACGCTACTCAATGCGTGGTTGGAAGGAAGGAGAAATTAAGATTAAGGTCGATTATATCGATATTCCCATAGCAGCCGATTACGAGATAATTGACGGACTTAGTCTTCAGGGTGGCCCGCTTTTCGGATTCGTAATTTCAGATGAAGTAGAAGTAGACGGAGAAAACCAGGGTAGTATTGAAGGTCTCGAAACTTTTAATTTTGGAGCTTTAATTGGTGCTCAATACGAATTTGGTAATGGTTTATATCTACAGGCACGATACGACATGGGATTTATAGATCTTTTCGACAATTTCGATGCCAAGCCATGTAATTTAAGTTTTAACCTGGGCTATATGTTCGATTTCAACGGAGGAGATTCGGAGTAA
- a CDS encoding porin family protein, with protein MRNLFLVAAVAVLSFTTVQAQSISFGAKAGANFASLNGDDADDLDGRTSFQVGGVVNIGISELFAVQPEVVYSAQGYTQDTAFGEVKGKLDYINIPVLADFTLAEGFSLQGGPQVGINITDEAELDGETASIGAESVDFSAAIGAQYRTPLGLFFQARYSIGLSNVIGDTTIEGVTFETDAKNSVLSVAAGWFF; from the coding sequence ATGAGAAACTTATTTTTAGTTGCTGCAGTAGCAGTATTGTCCTTTACCACGGTTCAGGCCCAGAGCATAAGCTTCGGTGCCAAGGCAGGTGCGAACTTTGCCTCGCTTAACGGAGACGATGCAGATGACCTGGACGGCAGAACCAGTTTTCAGGTGGGTGGAGTAGTTAATATTGGTATTTCAGAACTTTTTGCAGTTCAACCGGAGGTAGTTTATTCTGCCCAGGGGTATACTCAAGACACAGCTTTTGGTGAAGTTAAGGGGAAACTGGACTACATCAATATTCCTGTGCTGGCAGACTTTACACTGGCAGAGGGGTTTAGCCTTCAGGGAGGTCCTCAGGTTGGGATCAATATTACAGATGAGGCCGAACTTGATGGTGAAACAGCATCTATTGGTGCAGAAAGCGTAGATTTTTCAGCGGCTATCGGTGCGCAATACAGAACTCCTTTGGGACTGTTCTTTCAAGCTCGTTATTCTATAGGTCTTTCTAATGTGATAGGGGATACGACTATCGAAGGAGTTACTTTCGAAACAGATGCCAAAAACTCGGTTCTTAGTGTAGCCGCAGGTTGGTTCTTTTAA
- a CDS encoding outer membrane beta-barrel protein, giving the protein MKKLLFISAILFCSFTSLHAQGELRFGASAGVNFSGVNGDDTKNTDGRTGFRVGAVVDIGITEKFSVQPVVAISIQGWKDRGLDIKANYVVVEAKADYEVVDGLSLQAGPLVGFNIHASVDQDDITNFESTNIGGLVAAQYEFPFELFVNVQYDMGFSDLIPNFDARNRNLSISLGKFF; this is encoded by the coding sequence ATGAAAAAACTACTCTTTATTTCAGCAATTCTATTTTGCAGCTTTACTTCACTTCATGCTCAGGGAGAACTAAGATTTGGCGCTAGCGCCGGGGTTAACTTCTCGGGAGTTAACGGCGATGATACTAAGAATACCGACGGCCGAACCGGCTTTAGAGTTGGGGCTGTTGTCGACATAGGAATAACCGAAAAGTTCTCGGTTCAACCCGTGGTGGCAATTTCCATCCAGGGTTGGAAAGATCGCGGTTTAGACATAAAGGCCAACTATGTTGTTGTTGAGGCCAAAGCCGATTACGAAGTTGTGGATGGCTTAAGCCTTCAAGCAGGCCCGCTGGTTGGATTCAATATACATGCTTCTGTAGATCAGGACGATATCACAAATTTTGAAAGCACAAACATAGGAGGGTTGGTTGCCGCCCAGTACGAATTTCCCTTCGAGCTCTTCGTCAATGTGCAATACGATATGGGATTTAGCGATCTCATCCCAAATTTCGACGCTCGAAACCGAAATTTAAGTATATCGTTAGGAAAATTCTTCTGA
- a CDS encoding outer membrane protein, which yields MKKTIFILLLLVSFYNAMAQGFGAAVSGGYLTEIGSFGATGDLIYEFSEKWGVSTDATYSVADAKSTRAKWFAVDLNARYKVYDEVYLLGGGEYLSITLKQQGLGGGSIGQESETSSNDFGFNAGAGYKYNIIDNVNVFAEAKYVILDAGYFHARLGLLFDF from the coding sequence ATGAAAAAAACAATTTTTATCTTATTACTGCTTGTAAGTTTTTATAATGCAATGGCACAGGGATTCGGCGCAGCTGTTTCCGGAGGTTATCTAACAGAGATAGGGTCTTTTGGTGCTACTGGTGATCTTATTTATGAATTCTCAGAAAAATGGGGTGTTTCTACAGATGCAACCTATTCGGTGGCCGATGCCAAATCTACACGTGCAAAATGGTTCGCAGTGGATTTAAATGCACGCTATAAGGTTTACGACGAAGTATACCTTCTAGGTGGTGGAGAATATCTCAGCATTACGTTGAAACAACAAGGACTTGGTGGTGGATCGATCGGTCAGGAATCGGAAACTTCCAGTAATGACTTTGGTTTTAATGCCGGAGCCGGTTACAAATACAACATTATCGATAACGTAAATGTATTTGCAGAAGCAAAATATGTGATCCTGGATGCCGGATATTTTCATGCACGACTGGGACTACTATTCGATTTTTAA
- the aroQ gene encoding type II 3-dehydroquinate dehydratase — protein sequence MKIMIINGPNLNLLGKRETDIYGDLTFEDFFETLKSKYDWITIQHFQSNIEGEIIDKIQEVGFSFDGIILNAAAYTHTSVGIRDAVSAITTPVIEVHISNTSSREEFRHESFITPVARGLIMGFGLQSYELAVQSFIN from the coding sequence ATGAAGATCATGATCATAAACGGGCCTAACCTTAATCTTCTCGGTAAACGGGAAACAGACATCTATGGTGATCTTACCTTCGAGGATTTTTTTGAAACTCTGAAGAGTAAATACGACTGGATAACGATCCAACATTTCCAAAGTAATATTGAAGGAGAAATAATAGATAAGATCCAGGAAGTGGGTTTTAGTTTTGACGGTATAATCCTGAATGCGGCTGCATACACTCACACCTCTGTAGGAATAAGAGATGCAGTTAGCGCTATTACAACTCCCGTTATCGAAGTTCATATATCCAATACGTCTTCAAGAGAGGAATTCAGGCACGAATCGTTTATCACACCCGTCGCGAGAGGTCTTATCATGGGGTTTGGCCTGCAGAGCTACGAACTGGCAGTGCAATCTTTCATCAACTAA
- the lpdA gene encoding dihydrolipoyl dehydrogenase, with amino-acid sequence MSKYDIIVLGSGPGGYVTAIRASQLGFKTAIIEKENLGGVCLNWGCIPTKALLKSAQVFEYLKHAEDYGLSVKEADKDFGKVVERSRGVADGMSKGVQFLMKKNKIDVIEGFGKLKAGKKVDVDGTEYTADHIIIATGARSRELPNLPQDGKKVIGYREAMTLKTQPKSMIVVGSGAIGVEFSNFYNSMGTDVTIVEFLPNLVPLEDEEISKQFERIFKKSGIKVMTNSSVESVDTSGKKVKATVKTRKGEEVLEADVVLSAVGIASNIENIGLEDVGIVTDKGKIMVNDWYQTNIPGYYAIGDVVPGPALAHVASAEGITCVEKIAGMHVEPIDYGNIPGCTYTSPEIASVGMTEAQAKEAGYDLKVGKFPFSASGKASAAGTKDGFVKVIFDAKYGEWLGCHMIGAGVTDMIAEAVVARKLETTGHEVLKAIHPHPTMSEAVMEAVADAYGEVIHL; translated from the coding sequence ATGAGCAAATACGATATTATTGTTTTAGGTAGTGGACCGGGAGGTTATGTTACCGCCATCAGAGCTTCACAATTAGGATTCAAAACAGCCATCATCGAAAAGGAGAATCTGGGTGGGGTATGCCTCAACTGGGGTTGTATACCTACAAAGGCCCTATTGAAAAGTGCGCAGGTTTTCGAATATCTGAAGCATGCCGAAGATTACGGACTTTCGGTAAAAGAGGCCGATAAAGACTTTGGTAAAGTGGTGGAGAGAAGCCGCGGGGTTGCCGATGGGATGAGTAAAGGTGTTCAATTCCTGATGAAAAAAAATAAGATCGATGTAATTGAAGGCTTCGGAAAATTGAAAGCCGGAAAGAAGGTTGATGTAGATGGAACCGAATATACTGCGGATCATATAATCATCGCCACCGGAGCTCGTTCAAGAGAGTTACCTAATTTGCCTCAAGACGGTAAAAAGGTTATTGGTTACCGCGAGGCAATGACGCTTAAAACACAACCCAAGAGTATGATCGTTGTGGGAAGTGGAGCCATCGGGGTGGAATTTTCTAATTTCTACAATTCCATGGGAACCGACGTAACAATCGTTGAATTCCTGCCTAACCTTGTTCCTTTGGAAGATGAAGAAATTTCAAAGCAATTTGAACGAATCTTCAAGAAATCGGGAATTAAAGTAATGACCAATTCCTCTGTTGAAAGTGTGGATACCTCAGGTAAAAAGGTAAAAGCCACAGTGAAAACTCGAAAAGGAGAGGAAGTTTTGGAAGCAGATGTTGTGCTCTCCGCTGTTGGGATCGCGTCAAATATCGAAAATATAGGTCTTGAGGATGTTGGTATTGTAACCGACAAAGGAAAGATCATGGTAAACGACTGGTACCAAACAAACATTCCAGGTTATTATGCCATTGGAGATGTGGTTCCGGGCCCTGCACTGGCGCATGTTGCTTCGGCAGAAGGGATTACCTGTGTTGAAAAAATTGCAGGCATGCACGTAGAGCCGATCGATTACGGTAACATTCCTGGTTGTACGTATACAAGCCCCGAAATTGCCAGTGTTGGAATGACAGAAGCCCAGGCGAAAGAAGCCGGTTACGACTTAAAAGTTGGGAAGTTTCCATTCTCAGCCAGTGGTAAAGCGAGTGCTGCAGGTACCAAAGATGGATTTGTAAAAGTGATCTTCGACGCCAAGTATGGCGAGTGGCTGGGTTGCCACATGATTGGAGCCGGCGTGACAGATATGATCGCAGAGGCGGTCGTGGCCCGTAAATTAGAAACAACAGGGCATGAAGTATTAAAAGCTATCCACCCTCACCCTACTATGAGTGAAGCGGTAATGGAGGCTGTTGCCGATGCGTATGGAGAAGTAATTCACCTATAA
- a CDS encoding DUF6515 family protein has translation MKRYLLIFALGIFFFTSCATRVVTTAPATNTKVVVVKKAPRNHKVVVVKGKRYYTWNGKHYRKTNRGYVLVSIR, from the coding sequence ATGAAACGCTATCTATTAATTTTCGCACTTGGAATATTCTTTTTTACGAGCTGTGCAACGCGAGTAGTTACTACGGCACCCGCAACGAATACAAAAGTTGTTGTGGTTAAAAAAGCACCTAGAAATCACAAGGTTGTTGTTGTTAAAGGCAAGCGCTATTACACTTGGAATGGAAAGCATTATCGCAAAACCAACCGGGGTTATGTATTAGTGAGTATTCGCTAA
- the msrB gene encoding peptide-methionine (R)-S-oxide reductase MsrB, whose protein sequence is MTEKRYPIEKTEDEWLAELGPERYRILRLKGTERPFTGEYNIHAEKGIYACGACKTQLFDSSSKFDSGCGWPSFDDAIEGTVEYVRDTTHGMIRTEILCANCGSHLGHVFNDGPTATGQRYCVNSLSVDFEQGTD, encoded by the coding sequence ATGACAGAGAAACGATATCCCATAGAAAAGACCGAAGATGAATGGTTAGCCGAACTAGGCCCGGAAAGATACAGGATACTGCGTCTAAAAGGAACTGAGCGCCCGTTTACCGGGGAATATAATATTCATGCGGAAAAAGGAATCTACGCTTGTGGTGCATGTAAGACACAGCTATTTGACAGTAGTAGTAAATTTGACAGCGGATGCGGATGGCCTTCTTTTGATGATGCAATTGAAGGAACGGTAGAATATGTTCGTGACACAACTCACGGTATGATCCGCACCGAAATCCTGTGTGCAAATTGCGGCAGTCATTTGGGCCATGTGTTCAATGATGGTCCTACTGCCACAGGGCAACGCTACTGCGTAAATTCCCTATCGGTTGATTTTGAGCAAGGTACAGATTAA
- the msrB gene encoding peptide-methionine (R)-S-oxide reductase MsrB: protein MKSFALFVFAFMALSCNSKAQEKEKKESFPITKTEAEWKSELSELEYYVLREAGTERPFTSEWNKNYEKGTYVCAACQTPLFKSEHKFDSGTGWPSFDREIEGNVAFDTDYKIGYARTEEHCATCGGHLGHVFNDGPRETTGKRHCINGAALDFIPEGQ from the coding sequence ATGAAATCATTTGCATTGTTCGTTTTCGCTTTTATGGCCTTAAGCTGTAATTCGAAAGCGCAGGAAAAAGAAAAAAAAGAATCCTTTCCAATTACCAAAACGGAAGCCGAATGGAAATCAGAACTGAGTGAACTGGAGTACTATGTGCTTCGTGAAGCCGGTACCGAGAGACCATTCACCAGTGAGTGGAACAAAAACTATGAAAAAGGGACCTATGTTTGCGCCGCTTGCCAGACACCTCTTTTTAAAAGTGAACACAAATTCGACAGTGGAACTGGATGGCCTAGTTTCGACAGGGAGATCGAAGGTAATGTTGCCTTCGATACAGATTACAAGATTGGCTATGCACGTACCGAAGAACACTGCGCAACTTGCGGAGGACATTTGGGTCATGTATTTAATGACGGCCCGAGAGAGACCACAGGGAAGCGTCATTGTATCAACGGTGCTGCCCTGGATTTTATACCTGAAGGACAATGA
- a CDS encoding M48 family metallopeptidase, whose translation MNIKKTLSLLGVAVFMVACATNPFTGKKTMALVPNSQIFPMAFQQYDQFLAENKVITGTAQANKIKTIGQQIATASERWLNANGYAGYLKDYQWEYNLVDDPAVNAWCMPGGKIVFYTGILPIAQNDAGIAAVMGHEVAHALANHGQQRMSAAQYQGLVAVAGNVALSKDPEAQEDFNKYYGLGSTVGVMLPFSRSHESEADRIGLTLMAIAGYDPIEAANLWKRMQANAGGQAPPEFLSTHPSSQTRINNITSWAPEAKAEARKYGVTTFKKK comes from the coding sequence ATGAATATTAAAAAAACACTATCCCTGCTAGGAGTTGCCGTCTTTATGGTTGCTTGCGCTACTAATCCTTTTACAGGTAAGAAGACAATGGCTCTGGTACCGAATTCCCAGATCTTTCCTATGGCATTTCAGCAATACGACCAGTTTTTAGCCGAAAATAAAGTAATAACCGGAACGGCTCAGGCCAATAAGATTAAAACCATTGGCCAACAGATTGCTACCGCATCGGAGAGATGGTTAAATGCTAATGGTTATGCCGGATATCTAAAAGACTATCAATGGGAATACAATCTGGTAGATGATCCGGCTGTGAATGCCTGGTGTATGCCGGGAGGGAAGATTGTTTTCTATACCGGAATATTACCTATTGCCCAGAACGATGCGGGAATTGCTGCGGTTATGGGACACGAAGTGGCACACGCTCTCGCCAATCACGGACAGCAGCGTATGAGCGCCGCTCAGTACCAGGGATTAGTTGCAGTGGCCGGAAACGTAGCTTTGTCTAAAGATCCTGAGGCACAGGAAGATTTTAATAAATATTACGGACTTGGTTCGACTGTAGGTGTTATGTTACCTTTTAGCCGTAGTCATGAAAGCGAGGCCGATCGCATCGGGCTCACCCTAATGGCCATTGCGGGATACGATCCCATAGAAGCAGCAAACCTTTGGAAAAGGATGCAGGCAAATGCGGGCGGACAGGCACCCCCGGAATTCTTGAGTACGCACCCTTCTAGCCAGACGCGAATTAACAATATTACCAGTTGGGCCCCAGAGGCAAAAGCCGAAGCAAGGAAATATGGGGTTACCACTTTTAAAAAGAAATAA
- a CDS encoding MFS transporter gives MANLPKGSKKLLNAWAFYDWANSVYSLVIASAVFPIFYGALTLLKDENGKILDDTVTFLGYDWNNDTLISYVTAAAFLMVSILSPLLSGIADYVGNKKIFMKFFCYLGAVSCIGLFWFSLEFLWFGLLCYFLALIGFWASLVFYNSYLPDIAFPEQQDKISAKGYSMGYIGSVLLLLICLAMILFHESFGFEDEGLPTRLSFVLTGVWWIGFSQYTYYYLPKGNKKEKFTRHLLFNGFKEINKILKQLAHNKVLRRYLAAFFVYSMAVQTIMLVATYFGIEELDWGDSDPTFGLIVSILLIQLVAVLGAILTARSSARFGNIKTLIALNFIWVVICIYAYTITQPIQFYVTAAFVGLVMGGIQSLSRSTYSKFIPEGTLDTASYFSFYDVSEKIGIVIGMFSYGYVAQVTGSIRYAVLFFIVFFIIGIILLFRVPRNA, from the coding sequence ATGGCCAACCTACCCAAGGGAAGTAAGAAACTATTAAATGCCTGGGCGTTTTACGACTGGGCGAACTCCGTGTACAGCCTGGTTATAGCATCGGCTGTTTTCCCGATTTTCTATGGCGCTCTTACACTTCTGAAAGATGAAAACGGTAAGATCCTGGACGATACGGTAACATTTCTTGGTTACGACTGGAACAATGACACCTTGATAAGCTATGTTACGGCAGCCGCTTTTTTAATGGTTTCAATTTTAAGCCCTTTACTTAGTGGAATTGCGGATTACGTAGGGAACAAGAAGATCTTTATGAAGTTCTTTTGTTATTTGGGAGCCGTTTCCTGTATAGGATTATTTTGGTTCTCACTGGAATTTCTTTGGTTCGGATTGTTGTGTTATTTCCTCGCTTTAATCGGTTTTTGGGCCAGCCTGGTATTCTACAATTCGTATCTCCCAGATATAGCGTTTCCCGAACAACAGGATAAGATCAGCGCAAAGGGATACTCGATGGGTTATATTGGAAGTGTATTGCTACTTCTTATTTGCCTTGCGATGATTCTATTTCACGAATCTTTCGGCTTTGAAGACGAAGGCCTTCCTACCAGGCTGTCTTTTGTACTTACAGGTGTGTGGTGGATAGGATTCAGTCAATACACCTATTATTACCTTCCGAAGGGAAATAAAAAAGAGAAATTTACCCGGCACCTGCTGTTCAATGGCTTCAAGGAGATCAATAAAATACTAAAGCAATTGGCTCATAACAAAGTTTTGAGGCGTTACCTGGCCGCATTTTTCGTCTATAGCATGGCTGTCCAAACCATTATGCTTGTTGCCACTTACTTTGGGATCGAGGAGTTGGATTGGGGGGATTCTGATCCTACATTCGGACTAATAGTCAGTATCCTGCTCATTCAATTGGTGGCAGTTTTAGGAGCCATACTTACTGCACGGTCATCGGCCAGATTTGGCAATATAAAAACACTCATTGCCTTAAATTTTATCTGGGTAGTAATATGTATTTATGCCTATACCATTACCCAACCTATACAATTTTATGTCACAGCTGCCTTTGTTGGACTGGTGATGGGAGGGATCCAATCCTTATCGCGGTCTACTTATTCTAAATTCATTCCTGAAGGAACCCTGGATACTGCTTCATATTTTAGTTTTTACGATGTTTCCGAAAAGATAGGCATCGTGATTGGGATGTTTAGTTATGGCTATGTGGCCCAGGTGACAGGCAGTATTCGCTATGCTGTACTATTCTTTATCGTGTTTTTTATCATAGGTATTATTTTACTCTTTAGAGTTCCACGAAATGCCTGA
- a CDS encoding DUF6252 family protein, giving the protein MKKFQLGSWLLLFFLALQFSSCDNEPLEGEFPQEEVVIAEEGQFVATIGGQAWTAGTASAVFDAQNTLVVTGTLTETGQSISLTIENGAVGVFDISAGVGNENSGVYIDANQLNPYISAAALGGFGQLEITEINNTDMTISGNFSFEGVRIALDNEGNPITDGNGDPVIENITISNGAFNSIPYTEDAGGGGGGGGTLDPFFAKVDGEDFIPQTVNTTRNVISNVPMINIIALNTSGEKIRIDIPEDLGVGTFSMEQLSDGTKLIAQYNAGLGTEDLSSNPGTIEITEFNTLAGRIVATFSFTATDPLGFDPTVVEVTEGSFELRYEPAATNVNNSMIATIEGVSWMANFVDAFEFDLSGTQTVTARGYNSETGEMVEISFPMDLAPGSYDFVSMLTPGESIAKFYTEVGGAEYTSTDGSIIVLTNDLSTGGTIQAAFLFFAEDLSGTDPTTYSLTNGEFTVEL; this is encoded by the coding sequence ATGAAAAAATTTCAACTAGGTAGCTGGTTATTGTTATTTTTTCTTGCGCTCCAGTTTTCTTCCTGCGACAACGAACCCCTTGAAGGGGAATTTCCACAAGAAGAGGTTGTGATAGCCGAAGAAGGACAATTTGTGGCAACTATTGGAGGTCAGGCCTGGACAGCAGGTACAGCTTCTGCAGTTTTCGATGCGCAGAATACCCTTGTCGTAACCGGAACCCTCACCGAAACAGGACAAAGCATCTCACTTACCATTGAAAATGGAGCCGTAGGTGTGTTCGACATTTCGGCCGGCGTAGGAAATGAGAACAGCGGAGTATATATAGACGCCAATCAGCTTAATCCTTATATTTCTGCAGCTGCTTTAGGCGGTTTCGGACAATTAGAAATTACCGAAATTAACAATACAGATATGACCATTTCGGGGAATTTTAGTTTTGAAGGGGTGAGGATCGCCCTGGATAATGAAGGAAATCCCATAACCGATGGAAACGGAGATCCTGTAATAGAGAATATCACCATTTCCAACGGTGCTTTCAATTCCATTCCTTATACCGAAGACGCCGGTGGCGGTGGCGGAGGAGGAGGAACTTTAGATCCTTTCTTCGCAAAAGTGGACGGGGAGGATTTTATTCCACAGACGGTAAATACCACCAGAAACGTTATTTCAAATGTTCCGATGATCAATATTATAGCCCTGAACACATCGGGCGAAAAGATCAGAATAGATATTCCTGAAGACCTTGGAGTTGGAACTTTTTCGATGGAACAGTTATCAGACGGAACCAAACTCATTGCACAATACAACGCAGGCCTTGGAACAGAAGACCTGTCTTCGAACCCAGGAACCATAGAGATCACCGAATTCAATACCCTGGCAGGACGAATTGTAGCGACGTTCTCTTTTACGGCAACAGACCCCTTAGGATTTGATCCTACAGTGGTTGAAGTGACAGAAGGATCTTTCGAACTTCGTTACGAACCAGCGGCTACCAATGTTAATAATTCAATGATCGCTACAATTGAAGGAGTAAGTTGGATGGCGAACTTTGTAGACGCCTTCGAATTTGATCTCTCCGGTACTCAAACTGTTACCGCTAGAGGATACAACAGCGAAACAGGAGAAATGGTCGAAATTAGTTTTCCAATGGATCTCGCACCTGGAAGCTACGATTTTGTTAGTATGTTAACCCCTGGAGAGTCTATAGCGAAATTCTATACTGAAGTTGGTGGAGCCGAATATACTTCTACAGATGGTAGCATTATAGTATTAACCAATGATCTCTCAACCGGAGGAACAATACAAGCGGCCTTCCTGTTCTTTGCGGAAGATCTTAGCGGTACAGATCCTACTACCTATAGCTTAACGAATGGTGAATTCACGGTAGAACTTTAA
- a CDS encoding head GIN domain-containing protein produces MKSMIKFVIVLFLVLMGTGEAVAQWGSKKVKGNGNVTSRTVNTSNYDAIKNFGSIDVHLKKGTEGNIVVKTDENLQEYIIVEVVDNALKIRTENNVSLSTKNGIHVYVPFDDISEVSLTGSGDVDTEDPINGDELKITLTGSGDVDLAVAANTVNTTLTGSGDVAVRGTTTNLNLRITGSGDFNGNDLRSQNTEVTVSGSGDATVYASNFLKARVHGSGDVVYKGNPDKRDTKVSGSGRISMN; encoded by the coding sequence ATGAAATCAATGATCAAATTTGTAATTGTGCTATTCCTAGTCCTTATGGGCACTGGAGAAGCAGTAGCCCAGTGGGGTTCAAAGAAAGTTAAAGGTAACGGTAATGTTACTTCCAGAACAGTAAACACTTCAAATTACGATGCCATAAAGAATTTTGGCTCTATAGATGTACATCTGAAAAAAGGTACTGAAGGAAATATCGTGGTGAAAACGGATGAGAATCTGCAGGAATACATTATCGTGGAAGTGGTCGATAATGCATTAAAGATTCGAACCGAAAATAATGTCTCGCTAAGTACCAAAAATGGTATACATGTGTATGTGCCTTTCGACGATATTTCGGAAGTTTCTCTTACAGGTTCGGGTGATGTAGATACCGAAGACCCTATTAATGGTGACGAACTAAAGATCACCCTTACAGGATCTGGTGATGTGGACCTGGCGGTGGCAGCCAATACCGTAAATACTACCCTAACCGGATCGGGCGATGTAGCAGTTCGTGGAACTACCACTAATTTAAACCTTCGAATTACTGGTAGCGGCGATTTTAATGGGAACGACCTACGATCCCAAAATACAGAAGTAACCGTATCCGGATCGGGTGACGCTACCGTTTACGCCAGTAACTTCTTAAAAGCCCGTGTCCATGGTTCTGGGGATGTGGTTTATAAAGGAAATCCCGATAAAAGGGATACCAAAGTCTCTGGTTCCGGAAGAATAAGTATGAACTAG
- a CDS encoding RNA polymerase sigma factor translates to MEVYKRYQQAMFNISLRIVKDKAEAEDIMQESFITAFNKLDTFKGEASFGAWLKRIVINNSLTQYRKLNRYIMVSDEGISEETEEDQYETDFEDYSGIKAKKLLECMGELHESYHRILNLHFIEGYDYEELCEILNISYANCRTLISRAKESLRKKLTQAI, encoded by the coding sequence ATGGAAGTTTACAAAAGGTACCAGCAGGCCATGTTTAATATTTCACTGCGAATTGTGAAAGATAAGGCTGAAGCCGAGGACATCATGCAGGAATCTTTTATAACAGCTTTCAATAAACTGGATACTTTTAAAGGGGAAGCTTCTTTCGGTGCCTGGTTAAAACGAATTGTGATCAACAATAGTTTAACCCAATATCGAAAATTGAACCGTTACATAATGGTTTCAGATGAGGGCATTTCAGAAGAAACAGAAGAAGATCAATACGAAACCGATTTTGAAGACTATTCTGGTATCAAGGCTAAGAAACTGCTGGAATGTATGGGTGAATTGCATGAGAGTTATCATAGAATTTTGAACCTGCATTTCATTGAAGGATACGATTATGAGGAATTATGCGAAATATTAAATATCAGCTATGCAAATTGTCGTACCCTGATATCCCGTGCAAAGGAGAGTTTACGTAAAAAGTTAACACAAGCAATATGA